In the Chroococcidiopsis sp. SAG 2025 genome, one interval contains:
- a CDS encoding IS1 family transposase, producing MTVLVAVRCPHCQSSEVVRHGKSTNGKQRFRCLEPECPYQTFSLNSAYPGRNREVKQQIVEMTLNGSGVRDIARVLRISTSTVIRELKKLAYLKPVNQKLLSQLQPEQVEVIFEKVEVESELGIEESELDEMWSYVGKKTNPRWLWHAIDRRTGQVLAYVFGRRKDEVFLQLKRLLEPFGIKKFCTDAWGAYQRHLPAQMHEVGKRKTQRIERKHLRLRTRIKRLARRTICFSKSEEMHDLVIGLFINCYEFGLPI from the coding sequence ATGACAGTTTTAGTGGCGGTTCGTTGTCCCCATTGCCAAAGTAGTGAAGTAGTTAGGCATGGAAAATCAACTAATGGCAAGCAACGCTTCCGTTGTCTGGAACCAGAATGCCCATATCAGACTTTTAGCTTGAACTCTGCTTACCCTGGACGGAACCGAGAAGTAAAGCAGCAAATAGTGGAGATGACACTCAATGGGAGTGGAGTAAGAGATATTGCCAGGGTTTTGCGTATCAGCACCTCAACAGTTATTCGGGAATTAAAAAAACTCGCTTACCTCAAACCCGTTAACCAAAAGCTATTAAGCCAACTCCAGCCAGAGCAAGTCGAGGTAATATTTGAAAAAGTAGAAGTTGAATCAGAACTTGGGATTGAGGAATCCGAGCTAGATGAAATGTGGAGTTATGTAGGCAAGAAAACTAATCCCAGATGGTTATGGCATGCAATTGACCGCCGAACTGGTCAGGTCTTAGCGTATGTATTCGGTAGGCGTAAGGATGAAGTGTTTCTTCAACTCAAAAGGCTACTTGAACCCTTTGGTATCAAAAAGTTCTGTACTGATGCATGGGGTGCCTACCAAAGACATCTACCAGCACAAATGCATGAAGTGGGTAAACGGAAGACTCAAAGGATTGAGCGCAAACATCTTCGACTCAGAACTAGAATCAAGCGACTTGCGCGTAGGACTATTTGTTTTTCCAAATCTGAGGAGATGCACGATTTAGTGATTGGTCTATTCATCAATTGCTATGAGTTTGGACTACCAATTTAG
- the pdxA gene encoding 4-hydroxythreonine-4-phosphate dehydrogenase PdxA, whose amino-acid sequence MDISTTTYKTSDRPRIAIAIGDPAGIGAEVILKALADRQLWAACQITVVGNKQVLLDTHARLRQSPYCPLDSYIHPNELEILEVEAVREMVGAVKQGTGNAASGAMSFAYLETAIARTVAGDFHGIVTAPIAKSAWKAAGYDYPGQTELLAEKAGVERFGMLFVARSPHTGWTLRALLATTHIPLRQVSEALTPQLLTRKLDLLVECLQRDFGVEQPRIAIAGLNPHSGEQGQLGREEVDWLNSWLEAERQNHPNLQLEGLLPPDTMWVKPGMAWYGKGAGSASVQGAGGREQGSRGAEEDGEKNTNYQLPITNYHPADAYLALYHDQGLIPVKLMAFDRAVNTSIGLPFIRTSPDHGTAFDIAGKGIADSTSMKAAIQLATELVHTRNSATPTTNYQSPITN is encoded by the coding sequence ATGGATATCTCAACGACAACCTACAAAACAAGCGATCGCCCCCGTATTGCAATTGCCATAGGAGATCCGGCGGGAATTGGTGCGGAGGTAATTTTGAAAGCCTTGGCAGACCGACAATTATGGGCAGCTTGTCAAATTACGGTAGTTGGTAACAAGCAAGTTCTGCTAGATACTCACGCTCGATTACGTCAAAGTCCTTATTGTCCGTTAGATAGTTATATCCACCCAAATGAATTAGAAATTCTTGAGGTGGAAGCTGTGAGGGAAATGGTAGGCGCAGTCAAGCAGGGTACGGGTAATGCGGCTAGCGGAGCGATGAGTTTTGCTTATTTAGAAACGGCGATCGCCCGAACTGTGGCGGGAGATTTTCACGGGATCGTAACAGCACCGATTGCCAAATCAGCATGGAAAGCCGCAGGATACGATTATCCAGGACAAACGGAATTACTTGCCGAAAAAGCTGGAGTCGAACGATTTGGGATGCTATTCGTCGCGCGATCGCCTCATACTGGCTGGACGCTACGCGCTCTTTTGGCAACCACCCATATCCCCTTGCGCCAAGTCTCAGAGGCACTCACACCACAATTGTTGACTCGCAAGCTAGATCTGCTAGTGGAATGCTTACAACGGGATTTTGGTGTAGAACAACCAAGAATTGCGATCGCGGGTTTAAACCCCCACAGCGGCGAACAGGGACAACTAGGACGAGAAGAAGTTGACTGGTTAAATTCTTGGCTGGAAGCAGAACGTCAAAATCACCCCAATCTTCAACTAGAAGGCTTGCTACCACCCGATACTATGTGGGTTAAGCCAGGGATGGCGTGGTATGGGAAGGGAGCAGGGAGCGCTTCGGTGCAGGGAGCAGGGGGAAGAGAGCAGGGGAGCAGGGGAGCTGAGGAGGATGGGGAAAAAAATACCAATTACCAATTACCAATTACCAATTACCATCCTGCTGATGCGTACTTGGCACTTTATCACGACCAAGGACTCATTCCAGTTAAGCTGATGGCGTTCGATCGCGCCGTTAATACTTCCATCGGTCTTCCCTTCATCCGCACTTCACCCGATCACGGCACGGCTTTTGATATTGCTGGCAAAGGTATTGCCGACTCAACCAGCATGAAAGCCGCAATTCAACTCGCTACGGAATTAGTCCACACCAGAAACAGTGCCACACCAACTACCAACTACCAGTCACCAATTACCAATTAG
- a CDS encoding SDR family oxidoreductase: MNILIVGATGTLGRQVARRALDEGYKVRCLVRSQKKATFLKEWGAELVSGSLSQPDTLPAALEGMDVVIDAATARATDSLSIKQIDWDGKVALIQAAKAAGVDRYIFFSILEAEKYPQVPLMEIKRCTELFLSEAGMNYTILRLCGFMQGLIGQYAIPILEGQAIWVTGESSPVAYMDTQDIAKFAVRALSVPATEKQTFPVVGSRAWSAEEITSLCERLTGKPAKVSRLPVNFLRTMRHVTRFFQWGWNVADRLAFAEVLATGVPLTAPMDEVYQTFGLDPQETTTLESYLQEYFGRMLKKLKELEYEKNKTKKKTAKIPVKKSN; this comes from the coding sequence ATGAATATCTTGATTGTCGGTGCTACTGGCACCTTGGGAAGACAGGTAGCTCGTCGTGCTCTCGATGAGGGGTATAAGGTGCGCTGTCTCGTCCGCAGTCAAAAAAAAGCTACCTTTTTAAAAGAATGGGGTGCTGAACTTGTCTCTGGCAGCCTCAGTCAACCGGACACTCTACCAGCCGCTCTGGAAGGGATGGATGTGGTGATTGACGCTGCTACAGCAAGAGCAACAGATAGCTTGAGTATCAAGCAGATAGACTGGGATGGTAAGGTAGCGCTGATTCAGGCAGCAAAAGCTGCTGGTGTCGATCGCTACATTTTCTTCTCTATTTTAGAAGCAGAGAAATATCCCCAAGTGCCTCTGATGGAAATCAAGCGCTGTACGGAGCTATTTTTGAGTGAAGCGGGGATGAATTATACTATCCTGCGTCTTTGTGGCTTCATGCAAGGCTTGATCGGTCAGTACGCAATTCCGATTTTAGAGGGACAAGCAATTTGGGTGACGGGTGAATCTTCTCCCGTTGCCTATATGGACACCCAAGACATTGCCAAATTTGCCGTTCGCGCTCTCTCCGTACCAGCAACAGAAAAACAAACTTTTCCTGTAGTTGGTTCCCGCGCCTGGAGTGCAGAAGAGATAACGAGTTTGTGCGAACGATTGACTGGAAAACCAGCAAAAGTGTCTCGTTTGCCAGTCAACTTTTTGCGCACGATGCGGCACGTCACGCGGTTCTTCCAATGGGGATGGAATGTTGCAGATCGTTTAGCATTTGCTGAAGTACTCGCAACTGGCGTACCTCTGACAGCTCCTATGGATGAAGTCTATCAGACCTTTGGGTTAGACCCCCAGGAGACGACGACTTTAGAAAGCTACTTGCAAGAATACTTCGGACGGATGCTGAAAAAACTCAAGGAATTGGAATACGAAAAAAACAAAACTAAGAAAAAAACAGCCAAAATCCCCGTTAAAAAGAGTAACTAG
- a CDS encoding homocysteine biosynthesis protein: MRSLAEINDKISRKHAVVLTVEELKARVVEVGITQTAKEVDVVTTGTFEPMESSGAIINLGHTDPPIKIRRCWLDGVPAYSGFGAVDLYLGATQAIEAADGEESRLSVSEPKTQIVKGGGHVIADLIAGKTVQLRAVGQVTDCYPRANFETTISRETINQFYLFNPRNLYQNFIVGVNGGDRPLFTYLGPLQPRLGNAVYSNPGAISPLFNDPDLQLIGIGTRIFLGGGVGYIAWEGTQHFPLQKRLPNQTPIGPAATLALIGDAKQMNPQWVRGCYFKSYGPSLMLGVGVPLPVLTETVVANCAVQDRDLVAPIVDFSIPRRVRPTFGLVSYAQLKSGRMAIDGKSVRVAPLASIALSRQVARELKQWIEAGTFTLTEPVAPIPKERSFLPQDRWTEF, translated from the coding sequence ATGCGATCGCTTGCTGAAATTAACGATAAAATTAGCCGCAAACATGCTGTTGTCTTAACGGTAGAAGAATTAAAAGCACGGGTGGTAGAGGTAGGCATTACCCAAACAGCCAAAGAAGTTGATGTCGTTACCACTGGCACATTTGAGCCAATGGAGTCTTCTGGAGCAATCATCAATCTGGGGCATACCGATCCACCAATTAAAATTCGGCGCTGCTGGTTAGATGGCGTGCCCGCTTACTCTGGTTTCGGGGCGGTGGATTTGTATTTAGGCGCAACGCAAGCAATTGAAGCCGCAGACGGAGAAGAATCTCGTCTGAGTGTCAGCGAACCTAAAACGCAGATAGTTAAAGGTGGCGGACACGTTATTGCTGACTTAATTGCTGGTAAAACAGTCCAGTTGCGTGCTGTAGGACAGGTAACGGATTGCTACCCCAGAGCTAACTTTGAAACAACAATTAGCCGCGAGACGATCAATCAGTTTTATTTATTTAATCCCCGCAATCTCTATCAAAATTTTATTGTTGGAGTCAATGGTGGCGATCGCCCCTTGTTTACCTATCTCGGTCCTTTACAACCCCGCTTGGGCAATGCAGTTTATTCCAACCCTGGCGCTATTTCCCCTTTATTCAACGACCCAGACTTGCAACTGATTGGCATCGGTACGCGCATATTTTTAGGTGGCGGTGTTGGTTACATCGCCTGGGAAGGAACGCAGCATTTTCCCCTCCAAAAACGCTTACCGAATCAAACCCCCATCGGTCCCGCCGCCACTTTAGCTCTGATTGGCGATGCCAAGCAAATGAATCCTCAGTGGGTGCGCGGTTGTTATTTCAAAAGCTACGGTCCTTCTTTGATGCTGGGTGTAGGCGTACCCTTACCAGTTTTAACTGAGACAGTCGTTGCTAACTGTGCCGTGCAAGATAGAGATCTGGTTGCACCGATTGTAGACTTTTCCATCCCCCGCCGCGTGCGTCCGACTTTTGGGCTAGTTAGCTACGCTCAACTCAAATCTGGACGGATGGCGATCGATGGTAAGTCTGTCAGAGTTGCTCCCTTGGCAAGCATAGCCTTATCCCGGCAAGTTGCCAGGGAGCTGAAACAATGGATTGAGGCTGGAACGTTTACCCTCACCGAACCAGTTGCACCGATTCCTAAAGAGCGTTCCTTCCTCCCTCAAGATCGGTGGACGGAGTTTTAG
- a CDS encoding NAD(+) kinase has protein sequence MPKAGIIYNDVKPIAQRVAIELSDKLTAAGWDVCMTTGVGGMLGYSNPESPVCHTPIEGLTPPGFDSEMKLAFVLGGDGTVLAAARLVAPSGIPILSLNTGHMGFLTEAYLNQLPQALEKVLAGEYEVEERAMLMVKVLRGEDVLWEALCLNEMVLHREPLTCMCHFEIAVGRHAPVDIAADGVIVSTPTGSTAYSLSAGGPVVTPGVPVLQLVPICPHSLASRALVFPDSEPVTVYPAGATRLVMVVDGNGGCYVFPEDKVYLERSPYSAKFIRLQPPEFFRILREKLGWGLPHIAKPTSVELP, from the coding sequence GTGCCGAAAGCAGGCATTATTTATAACGACGTTAAACCCATAGCACAGCGGGTTGCTATTGAGTTGAGTGACAAACTCACCGCTGCTGGATGGGATGTTTGTATGACAACTGGCGTGGGAGGAATGTTAGGGTATTCTAATCCCGAAAGTCCTGTCTGTCACACCCCTATTGAAGGACTGACACCACCTGGTTTTGATTCTGAGATGAAGTTGGCGTTCGTGCTGGGTGGAGATGGTACAGTGCTTGCAGCGGCGCGCTTGGTCGCTCCGAGTGGTATTCCCATACTGTCGCTCAACACGGGTCACATGGGCTTTTTAACTGAAGCTTACTTGAACCAACTGCCCCAAGCGTTGGAAAAAGTTTTAGCGGGCGAATACGAAGTTGAAGAACGAGCCATGCTAATGGTAAAAGTCTTGCGTGGCGAAGACGTTTTGTGGGAAGCCCTATGCTTAAACGAAATGGTGTTACATCGAGAACCATTGACGTGTATGTGCCATTTTGAAATTGCTGTAGGTCGTCATGCGCCAGTAGATATCGCCGCTGACGGAGTAATCGTTTCTACGCCAACTGGTTCGACAGCCTATTCCCTGAGTGCTGGAGGTCCAGTTGTCACCCCAGGCGTGCCAGTACTGCAACTCGTCCCAATTTGTCCCCATTCTTTGGCTTCACGAGCGTTAGTGTTTCCCGACAGCGAACCTGTAACAGTCTATCCCGCTGGCGCGACGCGCTTAGTTATGGTGGTAGATGGCAATGGCGGTTGCTATGTCTTTCCAGAAGACAAAGTATACTTGGAACGATCGCCTTACTCGGCTAAGTTTATTCGCCTGCAACCACCGGAGTTTTTCCGCATCTTACGAGAAAAATTGGGCTGGGGTCTACCTCATATTGCAAAACCAACTTCGGTAGAATTACCTTAA
- a CDS encoding YihY/virulence factor BrkB family protein: protein MLSTRFFRFFRYLNWKTLTKTVARVGQRRLFGLSSEIAYNAMLSLFPAILAVITAIGLFEASLQSTFKELASQLSQVAPDEAMVLIRDFSKQITQTRNTGLFSISFIVAIWAASGALSAAMTALDRIHEIPPEQMRPFWKAKLVSLGLTIGTILLLVVASFLVFISDWLLDFFVLKSQNRLWFLLVIWQLLSWPIALAIVAAAFGFVYRYGPSIWNPGMPLMPGAVLAAVSWALVSAGFRLYVANFGNYNQAYGAIGAVIVLMLWLYMSGLVLLVGDQLNVTVGERMRSGSQVAKQSASVQN, encoded by the coding sequence ATGCTATCAACTCGTTTTTTTCGCTTCTTCCGCTATCTCAACTGGAAGACTTTGACAAAAACAGTGGCTCGCGTTGGGCAACGTCGTCTGTTTGGACTTTCATCAGAAATTGCTTATAATGCGATGCTGTCTTTGTTTCCGGCAATTCTTGCTGTCATTACCGCGATCGGTTTATTTGAAGCATCCCTGCAATCTACCTTTAAGGAATTAGCAAGTCAATTGAGTCAAGTCGCACCAGATGAGGCGATGGTACTAATTCGGGATTTCTCTAAACAAATTACTCAAACGAGAAATACGGGTTTATTTTCGATTAGTTTTATCGTAGCAATTTGGGCTGCCTCTGGAGCTTTAAGCGCAGCAATGACCGCACTCGATCGCATTCATGAAATTCCCCCAGAACAAATGCGTCCATTTTGGAAAGCAAAACTCGTCTCTCTAGGATTGACAATTGGAACAATTTTACTATTAGTTGTAGCTTCTTTTTTAGTGTTTATTAGCGACTGGCTGTTAGATTTTTTTGTATTGAAAAGCCAAAATCGGTTATGGTTCTTATTAGTTATTTGGCAACTTTTAAGCTGGCCCATTGCCCTAGCGATCGTAGCGGCTGCTTTTGGTTTTGTCTACCGTTATGGACCGAGCATTTGGAACCCTGGAATGCCGCTGATGCCAGGAGCCGTATTAGCTGCTGTTTCTTGGGCATTAGTTTCTGCTGGTTTCCGACTTTATGTAGCTAATTTTGGGAATTATAACCAAGCTTACGGCGCAATTGGAGCAGTCATTGTTTTAATGCTTTGGCTCTACATGAGCGGTCTAGTATTATTAGTAGGAGATCAACTCAACGTAACGGTAGGAGAACGAATGCGATCGGGTTCCCAGGTTGCTAAACAATCAGCTTCAGTTCAAAATTAA
- a CDS encoding DUF3067 family protein, with product MTGEDLRQLLLNKWGRSYDVQLRRTQGKIFLQVMWKYLEQASFPLSEAEYKAHLDSIASYLNEFGGVGQVRTYITQTRDRPRLGKAVSIPLDLGERASEWLL from the coding sequence TTACGCCAGCTGTTGCTGAACAAGTGGGGGCGCTCTTATGACGTGCAGCTGCGCCGTACTCAGGGCAAGATTTTTCTACAGGTAATGTGGAAATATCTCGAACAAGCCTCGTTTCCGTTGTCGGAGGCAGAGTACAAAGCCCATTTAGACTCGATCGCTAGTTACTTAAACGAGTTTGGCGGGGTAGGACAGGTACGGACATATATTACTCAAACTCGCGATCGTCCTCGATTGGGTAAAGCTGTCAGCATTCCGCTCGATCTGGGCGAACGGGCTTCAGAGTGGCTGTTGTAA
- a CDS encoding PetM family cytochrome b6-f complex subunit 7 produces the protein MSEMFTAAILSFSLIFVGIVLGYLLLKIQGDEEEAL, from the coding sequence ATGAGCGAAATGTTTACTGCTGCTATCTTATCCTTCAGCTTAATCTTCGTCGGTATAGTTCTAGGTTATCTCCTACTCAAGATCCAAGGAGATGAAGAAGAAGCTCTGTAG
- the thrC gene encoding threonine synthase → MTISLSANTSSNCQKWSGLIETYRQYLPVTDQTPVVTLLEGNTPLIPAPAIAAQIGRQVRVLVKYDGLNPTGSFKDRGMTMAISKAKEAGAKAVICASTGNTSAAAAAYARRGGMRAFVLIPDGYVALGKLAQALLYGAEILAIKGNFDRALEIVREMAETYPVNLVNSVNPYRLEGQKTAAFEIVDNLGNAPDWLCIPVGNAGNITAYWMGFCQYHSLGKCDRLPKMMGFQAIGAAPLVTGQAVTHPETIATAIRIGNPASWQKAIAVQTASAGEFNAVSDAEILDAYRFLAAEEGIFCEPASAASVAGLFKVKDRVPSGATVVCVLTGNGLKDPDTAINHSQNSFKQGIEPTLESVAKVMGF, encoded by the coding sequence GTGACTATAAGCCTGTCTGCTAATACATCATCAAATTGCCAAAAATGGTCTGGACTGATAGAAACATATCGGCAATATTTGCCTGTCACCGACCAAACTCCAGTTGTCACCTTATTAGAGGGGAACACACCCTTAATTCCCGCCCCTGCGATCGCGGCTCAAATTGGCAGACAGGTGCGCGTACTCGTTAAGTATGATGGTTTAAACCCAACGGGTAGCTTCAAAGACCGAGGCATGACGATGGCAATCTCCAAAGCAAAAGAAGCTGGAGCCAAAGCTGTCATTTGTGCCAGTACGGGCAATACCTCAGCAGCAGCAGCGGCTTATGCGCGGCGTGGCGGAATGCGAGCTTTCGTCTTAATTCCCGATGGCTACGTTGCTCTAGGAAAACTAGCACAAGCTTTGCTGTATGGAGCAGAAATACTAGCAATCAAAGGCAACTTCGATCGCGCCCTAGAAATTGTGCGCGAGATGGCAGAGACTTATCCAGTGAATTTGGTGAATTCGGTCAATCCCTATCGTTTAGAAGGGCAGAAAACCGCAGCATTTGAGATCGTTGACAATTTGGGCAACGCCCCCGACTGGTTGTGCATTCCCGTAGGCAACGCAGGGAACATCACTGCATATTGGATGGGATTTTGTCAATACCACAGTTTAGGAAAGTGCGATCGCCTACCTAAAATGATGGGATTTCAAGCAATTGGTGCTGCTCCTTTAGTCACGGGACAAGCCGTAACTCACCCCGAGACAATTGCTACAGCTATACGCATTGGCAACCCCGCCAGCTGGCAAAAAGCGATCGCGGTACAAACAGCCAGTGCGGGAGAATTTAATGCTGTCAGCGATGCCGAAATTTTGGACGCATACCGTTTTCTCGCTGCCGAAGAAGGCATTTTCTGCGAACCCGCCAGTGCTGCTTCTGTGGCTGGATTATTCAAGGTGAAAGATCGAGTTCCTAGTGGTGCAACCGTTGTTTGCGTTTTAACCGGAAACGGCTTGAAAGACCCAGACACAGCCATCAACCACAGCCAAAACAGCTTTAAGCAAGGAATTGAGCCGACGCTGGAATCAGTAGCAAAGGTGATGGGATTTTAA
- the nblR gene encoding response regulator transcription factor NblR, translating to MNDHRPCVLAIVPDESLAAQLNLDLRESGYEPIVVHDAATGIDRSRDRQPDLIAIDRMLGVESGLTVCTSLRRMGTHVPILVLMARDTVDDRVACLEAGADDYFLKPYRTEDFLRLVRLYLHPDPAGTEQLRFGDLVLDLATRRALRHGRAIDLTMKEFELLKYLIEHPREILTREQILENVWGYDFMGESNVIEVYIRYLRLKLEDEGQKRLIQTVRGVGYVLREA from the coding sequence ATGAACGACCATCGCCCCTGTGTATTAGCGATCGTGCCAGATGAAAGTTTGGCGGCGCAGTTAAATTTGGATCTGCGGGAATCTGGCTACGAACCAATTGTCGTTCACGATGCTGCAACGGGAATCGATCGCAGCCGCGATCGCCAACCAGATTTAATCGCGATCGATCGAATGCTGGGGGTAGAATCGGGATTGACAGTTTGTACTAGTTTGAGACGGATGGGTACGCACGTACCAATATTAGTCTTGATGGCGCGAGATACAGTTGACGATCGCGTTGCTTGTTTGGAAGCAGGAGCAGATGATTACTTCCTCAAACCCTACCGCACGGAAGATTTTTTACGGCTCGTTCGGCTCTATTTGCATCCCGATCCGGCTGGTACAGAACAGTTAAGATTTGGAGATTTAGTTTTGGATCTGGCAACTCGTCGCGCCTTGCGCCACGGGCGTGCTATTGATTTAACTATGAAAGAATTTGAACTGCTCAAGTATCTCATCGAACATCCTAGAGAAATTTTAACGCGCGAGCAAATTTTGGAAAATGTTTGGGGTTATGATTTTATGGGCGAATCTAACGTGATTGAGGTTTACATTCGCTACTTGCGTCTCAAGCTCGAAGATGAAGGACAAAAGCGATTAATTCAAACCGTGCGCGGTGTTGGATACGTGTTGCGAGAAGCTTAA
- a CDS encoding RNA polymerase sigma factor, RpoD/SigA family: MPTENTTTTTTENNNTRFTADMVRTYLREIGRVPLLTREQEIVYGKQVQQMMALLDAKEALVKKLRREPTMEEWTAKVNTSEAELNDLMRKGQRAKQKMIEANLRLVVAIAKKYQKRNMEFLDLIQEGTMGLERGVEKFDPIRGYKFSTYAYWWIRQAITRAIAQQARTIRLPIHITEKLNKIKKVQRELAQSLGRSPNAVEIAEALELEPAQIREYLNLARQPVSLDVRVGDNQDTELQDLLEDDGISPENYMTQESLRQDLDTLLSELTPQQREVLNLRFGLQDGNELSLAKVGERLNLSRERVRQLEHQALAHLRRRRANVQEYIAS; the protein is encoded by the coding sequence ATGCCCACCGAAAACACCACCACAACCACCACCGAAAATAACAATACCAGATTCACGGCTGATATGGTACGGACCTATCTGCGCGAGATCGGGCGCGTGCCATTGCTGACTAGGGAACAAGAGATTGTCTACGGCAAACAGGTACAGCAAATGATGGCGCTGCTGGATGCTAAGGAAGCTTTAGTCAAGAAGCTACGCCGCGAACCAACTATGGAAGAATGGACGGCTAAAGTCAACACGTCAGAAGCCGAACTCAACGACCTCATGCGTAAGGGACAGCGGGCTAAGCAGAAGATGATTGAAGCTAACCTAAGGTTAGTTGTCGCGATCGCCAAAAAGTACCAGAAGCGTAACATGGAATTCTTGGATTTGATCCAAGAAGGAACAATGGGACTGGAACGCGGAGTCGAAAAATTCGATCCCATTCGCGGTTACAAGTTCTCCACTTACGCCTACTGGTGGATTCGTCAAGCGATTACTCGCGCCATTGCCCAACAAGCGCGGACGATTCGTTTACCCATCCATATCACCGAAAAACTTAACAAGATTAAGAAAGTGCAGCGCGAACTAGCGCAAAGCTTAGGACGTAGCCCGAATGCGGTTGAGATTGCCGAAGCACTGGAGTTGGAACCAGCCCAGATTCGGGAGTATCTTAACCTTGCCCGTCAACCAGTTTCATTGGATGTCCGCGTCGGCGACAACCAAGATACAGAGTTGCAAGACTTACTGGAAGATGACGGCATATCGCCGGAAAACTACATGACTCAGGAATCTTTGCGTCAAGACTTGGATACCCTGCTGTCAGAGTTAACTCCACAACAGCGAGAAGTCTTGAATCTACGCTTTGGCTTGCAGGATGGCAATGAACTTTCTTTAGCTAAAGTTGGAGAAAGACTCAATCTCTCCCGCGAACGAGTTAGACAACTCGAACATCAAGCTTTAGCGCACCTGCGTCGTCGTCGCGCTAACGTGCAAGAATACATCGCCAGCTAA
- a CDS encoding DUF192 domain-containing protein: MSQWLGIVVSFLLLGCTPIIATEPMHVVQAPAKEVRGQNLPISAYATIAGRRFELEVAKTPQQQQTGLMYRTSLADNRGMLFVFESPQPTRFWMKNTLIPLDMIFLREGRVMAIEADVPPCKTTTCPTYGTDTEIDKVLELRSGMTAQIGLKVGDRVEIQYLSAG; encoded by the coding sequence ATGAGTCAATGGCTGGGAATAGTAGTAAGTTTTCTGTTGCTAGGATGTACGCCGATAATCGCCACAGAACCAATGCATGTAGTTCAAGCGCCAGCAAAAGAGGTGAGAGGGCAGAACTTACCAATTTCAGCTTATGCGACGATCGCGGGGCGGAGGTTTGAGTTAGAAGTTGCGAAAACACCACAACAGCAGCAAACCGGATTAATGTATCGTACGAGTTTGGCAGATAACCGAGGTATGTTGTTTGTCTTTGAGTCGCCGCAACCAACTCGATTTTGGATGAAGAATACTCTGATTCCCCTCGATATGATTTTTCTGCGGGAAGGACGAGTCATGGCAATTGAGGCTGACGTTCCTCCATGTAAAACGACGACTTGTCCGACCTACGGCACTGATACGGAGATTGACAAAGTTCTCGAACTCCGCAGTGGAATGACGGCTCAAATTGGCTTGAAAGTCGGCGATCGCGTTGAAATTCAGTATCTCAGCGCGGGATAG
- a CDS encoding PPC domain-containing protein → MILKAVVVRVSQVLIPATCVAIAMGMSAVVVAQCSQCKLYNPIALPTNNQIDDTLSEKDIPTGQGGFARDYVMEFKEGESVAIDLASESFDAILTLLAEDGSTVAENDDGPDGSNNALLFTRIAKTGRYIVRVRAFGETGVGSFRLKVTRLQPVSSDRRNPLIPKLRQILK, encoded by the coding sequence ATGATCCTAAAGGCTGTTGTAGTTAGAGTAAGCCAAGTACTCATCCCTGCTACCTGTGTGGCGATCGCCATGGGAATGAGCGCCGTTGTTGTTGCCCAATGCAGCCAGTGCAAGCTTTATAATCCTATTGCCTTGCCTACCAATAACCAGATCGACGATACTTTATCGGAAAAAGATATTCCCACGGGTCAGGGAGGATTTGCCCGCGATTACGTGATGGAATTTAAAGAGGGTGAAAGTGTGGCGATCGATCTTGCCTCTGAGAGTTTTGACGCAATCTTGACGCTACTTGCTGAAGATGGTTCTACAGTGGCAGAAAATGATGATGGTCCTGATGGCAGTAACAATGCTTTATTGTTCACGCGAATTGCTAAAACTGGGAGATACATCGTTCGCGTGCGAGCGTTTGGGGAAACTGGAGTTGGTAGCTTTCGTCTCAAAGTGACGCGGCTGCAACCAGTATCGTCCGACCGTCGCAATCCGCTCATACCAAAGTTACGTCAAATTCTTAAGTAA